One Clostridiisalibacter paucivorans DSM 22131 DNA segment encodes these proteins:
- a CDS encoding ABC transporter ATP-binding protein → MKGITKKFGDFTANDSIDLTVHRGEVHALLGENGAGKTTLMNVLYGLYRPTYGEIHIQGQKVDIVDPNVAIKKGIGMVHQHFMLVQPFTVTENIILGMETTNRMGYIDMNKAIKHVKDISEKYGLYVDPMAKIQDISVGMQQRVEILKALYRGAEILILDEPTAVLTPQEIDDLIEIIRNLTKTGKTIIIITHKLKEIKKAADYCTIIRRGKKIDTVEVDSITELELASMMVGREVNFEVEKEDKEKGKSVLKIDNIVIKDNRNLDAVKGLSLEVHAGEILGIAGIDGNGQSELIEGITGLRHVESGKVYINGKDITNKTPREIIDSKVSTIPEDRQRRGLVLDFSLSENMILENYNKPPFAKNGILQYEEIRKYTIELIDKFDVRPRNENQKAGALSGGNQQKAIIAREVSNDPDLLIAAQPTRGLDVGAIEYVHRSLVKQRDRNKAVLLVSFELDEILNVSDRIAVIYEGKIVGVVDAKNVDENTLGLMMAGGGVNSGK, encoded by the coding sequence ATGAAGGGCATAACTAAAAAGTTTGGAGACTTTACTGCCAATGACAGCATAGACCTGACAGTACATAGAGGAGAAGTCCATGCCCTTCTGGGAGAAAATGGAGCAGGAAAGACAACATTGATGAATGTATTATATGGTCTCTATAGACCTACTTATGGAGAGATACATATACAAGGCCAAAAGGTAGATATAGTAGATCCCAATGTAGCCATAAAAAAGGGAATAGGTATGGTACATCAACACTTTATGTTGGTACAACCCTTTACTGTAACTGAGAATATAATATTGGGAATGGAAACAACCAATAGGATGGGATATATAGATATGAATAAGGCAATTAAACATGTAAAAGACATATCTGAAAAGTATGGGTTATATGTGGATCCAATGGCAAAGATACAAGATATATCTGTTGGAATGCAACAGAGGGTAGAGATATTGAAGGCATTGTATAGGGGGGCAGAAATACTTATATTAGATGAACCTACAGCTGTATTAACTCCTCAAGAGATAGATGATTTAATTGAAATCATTAGAAATTTGACCAAGACAGGTAAAACTATAATAATAATCACTCATAAATTGAAGGAAATAAAGAAGGCGGCAGATTACTGTACCATTATCAGACGGGGGAAGAAAATAGATACAGTGGAAGTAGATAGTATTACTGAATTGGAACTGGCCTCTATGATGGTAGGTAGAGAAGTAAACTTCGAAGTGGAAAAAGAGGATAAGGAAAAGGGAAAATCTGTTTTAAAAATAGATAATATAGTAATTAAAGACAATAGAAATTTAGATGCAGTTAAAGGTCTTTCACTAGAGGTACATGCTGGGGAGATATTGGGAATAGCAGGGATAGATGGAAATGGTCAAAGCGAACTTATAGAGGGAATCACTGGGCTTAGACATGTGGAATCAGGAAAAGTCTATATTAATGGCAAAGACATAACTAATAAGACACCTAGGGAGATAATAGATAGTAAGGTATCTACAATACCAGAAGATAGACAACGAAGAGGGTTAGTACTTGATTTTTCTTTATCAGAAAACATGATATTAGAGAATTACAATAAACCTCCCTTTGCTAAAAATGGTATATTACAGTATGAAGAGATTAGAAAATATACCATAGAACTTATAGATAAATTTGATGTTAGACCAAGGAATGAAAATCAAAAGGCAGGGGCATTATCAGGTGGAAATCAACAGAAGGCAATAATAGCTAGAGAGGTTTCAAATGACCCAGACTTACTCATAGCAGCTCAACCAACTAGGGGATTAGATGTAGGAGCCATAGAATATGTGCATAGATCTTTAGTTAAACAGAGAGATAGAAATAAGGCAGTCTTATTAGTTTCTTTTGAATTAGATGAAATATTAAATGTATCCGATAGAATAGCTGTTATATATGAAGGAAAAATAGTTGGAGTAGTTGATGCAAAGAATGTAGATGAAAACACCTTAGGTTTGATGATGGCAGGAGGAGGTGTGAACAGTGGAAAATAA
- a CDS encoding ABC transporter permease, giving the protein MENNKVKIKKNFISKELGFTFFSIIIGLLVGGIALKISGFSPLEAYKIIIKGIFSKPKYIAWTVIYSTPLIMTGLSVAFAFKTGLFNIGAEGQFIIGALVATLAGYFLKLPPLIHFIVVFFLAALAGGLWGSIAGYLKAKFGIHEVIATIMLNWIAFYTNNYIVLTEGFRRGESESSHEIMDSASIMLLEGWKRSEEGRAWLANHEIIKDILRAPINLGIIFAFILAIVVWYILNKTTLGYELRTVGLNKYAAEYGGIGVKKSIIMSMFIAGILAGSAGALQVLGVSKSVSSLAFMEGYGFDGIAVSLIGGNSPIGCVLAAFLFGALKYGGPKIQPILHAPTEMINIIIGTIVFFVAIPKLIIMATAYIKRKKGDKDVK; this is encoded by the coding sequence GTGGAAAATAATAAAGTAAAAATAAAAAAGAATTTTATATCAAAGGAATTGGGGTTTACTTTTTTTTCAATAATTATTGGGCTTTTAGTAGGAGGTATAGCACTTAAGATATCAGGATTTAGTCCATTGGAAGCCTATAAGATAATAATTAAGGGTATATTTAGCAAACCTAAATATATTGCATGGACAGTAATATATTCTACTCCTCTTATCATGACTGGATTATCTGTAGCCTTTGCGTTTAAGACAGGATTATTTAATATAGGAGCAGAGGGTCAATTTATCATAGGTGCACTAGTTGCTACATTAGCAGGATATTTTTTGAAATTGCCTCCATTAATACACTTTATAGTTGTGTTTTTCTTGGCAGCATTGGCAGGGGGCCTGTGGGGATCAATAGCAGGTTATTTAAAGGCCAAATTTGGTATTCACGAAGTAATAGCAACTATAATGCTAAATTGGATAGCCTTTTATACAAATAATTATATAGTATTGACAGAAGGATTTAGAAGGGGAGAGAGTGAGTCTTCTCATGAGATAATGGATTCGGCCAGTATAATGCTATTAGAAGGTTGGAAGAGGTCAGAAGAGGGACGGGCATGGCTGGCTAATCATGAAATAATAAAGGATATATTGAGGGCACCTATAAATTTAGGCATAATATTTGCTTTTATCTTGGCAATAGTTGTATGGTATATATTAAACAAAACTACATTAGGATACGAATTAAGGACAGTAGGTTTAAACAAATATGCAGCTGAATACGGAGGTATAGGAGTAAAGAAAAGCATAATTATGTCAATGTTTATAGCAGGGATATTGGCAGGTTCAGCAGGTGCATTACAGGTATTAGGGGTATCGAAAAGTGTAAGTTCATTGGCTTTTATGGAAGGGTATGGATTTGATGGTATAGCGGTGTCTTTGATCGGAGGCAATAGTCCTATAGGATGTGTATTAGCTGCATTTTTATTTGGAGCCCTTAAATATGGAGGCCCTAAGATACAACCGATCCTCCATGCTCCCACAGAGATGATTAATATAATTATAGGAACTATAGTATTTTTTGTGGCTATACCTAAATTAATTATTATGGCTACTGCATATATAAAAAGGAAGAAGGGTGATAAGGATGTTAAATGA
- a CDS encoding ABC transporter permease, with product MLNDLGFILGTTLMYSTPLIYTALGGVMSENSGVVNIGLEGMMTIGAFIGATVGYYLGNPWIAFLCAGLAGGFFALLHALASVTFAADQVVSGVAINFLGPGVALFLSRIFFQGATDTKSIEFKIPRPLNGVFPRNSFLDQIFNQYATVYLAFVLVAIVWYLLYKTKLGLRIRSVGEHPKAADTLGISVYKIRYFAVIMSGIFAGFGGAAMSIAVVSNFRPTLISGQGFIALAAMIFGNWKPQGAMFACLLFGAAQGLVIYLGGTSIAISSQLLAMIPYLLTLIILMGFVGKSVAPAASGEAYEKDGN from the coding sequence ATGTTAAATGATTTAGGTTTTATATTAGGGACTACACTTATGTATTCCACCCCTCTCATATATACAGCATTAGGAGGTGTAATGTCTGAGAATTCTGGAGTCGTTAATATAGGTCTGGAAGGTATGATGACCATAGGGGCATTTATTGGTGCCACAGTGGGATATTATCTAGGAAATCCTTGGATAGCTTTTTTATGTGCGGGTTTAGCAGGAGGTTTTTTTGCATTACTCCATGCATTGGCATCGGTAACATTTGCTGCAGATCAAGTAGTCTCTGGAGTAGCAATAAACTTTTTAGGACCTGGAGTGGCATTATTTCTAAGTCGTATATTTTTCCAAGGTGCCACCGATACTAAATCTATAGAGTTTAAAATTCCTAGACCGTTGAATGGTGTGTTTCCTAGAAATTCATTTTTGGATCAGATATTTAATCAGTATGCAACGGTATATTTAGCATTTGTATTGGTAGCTATTGTATGGTATCTGTTGTATAAGACTAAATTGGGACTTAGAATAAGATCGGTAGGAGAGCATCCCAAAGCGGCAGATACATTAGGTATAAGTGTATATAAAATAAGATACTTTGCAGTTATTATGTCAGGGATTTTTGCTGGGTTTGGAGGCGCTGCAATGAGTATAGCCGTTGTTTCAAATTTTAGGCCTACTCTTATATCGGGACAGGGATTTATTGCTTTAGCGGCTATGATATTTGGAAATTGGAAACCCCAAGGGGCTATGTTTGCATGCTTATTGTTTGGAGCGGCGCAAGGACTAGTCATATATTTGGGAGGTACAAGTATAGCAATATCTTCTCAGCTATTGGCTATGATACCCTATCTATTAACATTAATTATACTAATGGGATTTGTAGGAAAATCAGTTGCACCAGCGGCCAGTGGAGAGGCATATGAGAAAGATGGTAATTAG
- the rpoN gene encoding RNA polymerase factor sigma-54, translated as MRLGFDLSLEQAQKLIMTPELRQAIKLLQFNSQELWEYIDKQTEANPLLEVMDRKNDHESVDEYNDKLEKIDWKEYFKHDEYSSGYRGAVNYKEKEYSFENFISTQESLRDHLLLQLDLTIFDKSQKQIGEMIIQSVDKNGYLDNSVQDIATQLNINLEEVEEVLKTIQTFDPLGVASRDIRECLTIQLESKEIKDENVYKVVDSYLEDIARNKLCKISKELNISVKRVQWICDLIKSLEPKPGRGFPDEGDDIKFVTPDVVLQKVDGEYIIIINDITAPRLTISNFYKDMLNNSEDNNTSKFINGKLNSAMWLIKSIEQRRMTIYKVVKSILKFQGEFFKDGKKALKPLTLKDVAEDIGVHESTVSRATNGKYIQTPVGIYELKFFFSSGVSSQGGGIASTSIKDMIKDLIDNEDSKKPLSDQNIANLLKKKNIKISRRTVAKYRDELNIPSSTGRRRFS; from the coding sequence ATGAGGTTGGGTTTTGATCTTTCTTTAGAACAAGCACAAAAATTAATAATGACACCTGAGCTTAGACAAGCTATAAAGCTTCTTCAATTCAATAGTCAAGAACTTTGGGAGTATATAGACAAACAGACAGAGGCAAACCCATTACTAGAGGTTATGGATCGTAAAAATGATCATGAGAGCGTGGATGAGTATAATGATAAGCTTGAAAAGATAGACTGGAAAGAGTATTTTAAACATGATGAATATTCTTCGGGATATAGAGGGGCAGTTAACTACAAGGAAAAGGAATATTCTTTTGAAAATTTTATTTCTACACAGGAGTCTTTACGAGATCATCTTTTATTGCAACTGGACTTGACAATATTTGACAAAAGCCAGAAACAAATAGGAGAAATGATTATACAGAGTGTGGATAAGAATGGATATTTAGATAACTCAGTTCAAGACATTGCAACACAATTAAATATAAATTTAGAAGAGGTTGAAGAAGTTTTAAAAACAATACAGACATTTGACCCTTTAGGAGTAGCAAGTAGAGATATTAGAGAATGTTTAACAATACAATTGGAGTCAAAGGAAATAAAAGATGAAAATGTATATAAAGTTGTAGACTCATATCTGGAAGATATAGCTCGTAATAAACTTTGCAAAATATCTAAAGAACTAAATATATCTGTAAAGAGAGTCCAATGGATATGTGACTTAATTAAGTCTTTAGAACCCAAACCAGGAAGAGGTTTTCCTGATGAAGGTGATGATATAAAATTTGTTACTCCTGATGTGGTGCTACAAAAAGTAGATGGAGAGTATATAATAATAATAAATGATATAACAGCACCTCGATTAACTATTAGTAATTTTTATAAAGACATGTTAAACAATTCAGAAGACAATAATACATCTAAATTTATAAATGGTAAATTAAACTCTGCAATGTGGTTAATAAAGAGTATAGAGCAAAGAAGAATGACTATATATAAAGTAGTTAAATCTATATTGAAATTTCAAGGGGAATTTTTTAAGGATGGAAAAAAGGCGTTAAAACCTTTGACATTAAAAGATGTGGCGGAGGATATAGGCGTCCATGAATCTACAGTGAGTAGAGCTACAAATGGCAAGTATATTCAGACCCCTGTAGGTATATATGAATTGAAATTTTTCTTTTCCAGTGGAGTATCTAGTCAAGGTGGTGGCATTGCATCTACTAGTATAAAAGATATGATAAAAGACTTAATAGATAACGAAGACTCTAAAAAGCCATTAAGCGATCAAAATATAGCAAATTTATTAAAAAAGAAAAATATAAAAATATCTAGAAGGACCGTAGCTAAATATAGAGATGAGCTTAATATACCTTCTTCAACAGGTAGAAGGAGATTCTCTTAA
- a CDS encoding sugar-binding transcriptional regulator — MDENVIDDILKLQQKVIPEMLEILEKRYNILRQVNYHQPVGRRTLSDIMGIGERIIRNEVNILKEQELLEIKTVGMNITEDGKKIIEQLNEFIHKMRGLTGIEKRLQEKLGVKKVIIVPGDSDNEEYVLKDAGKTTANYMKHLIQDKSIIGITGGTTMAKVAQEMPSAKKDKGILVLPARGGIGKNVEIQANNIAAQLAQRLKGNYKLLHVPDNISKEALKTLMKIEEIKELITSIKNMDILIFGMGRADEMAKRRKLPADVISELMNNGAVAEAFGYYFDKKGNIVRTSKTVGISLDDFKNIHTVVGVACGGKKAEAIMAISSLNSNMILVTDEGAAMSILKNS, encoded by the coding sequence ATGGATGAAAATGTTATAGATGACATTTTGAAATTGCAGCAAAAGGTGATACCAGAGATGCTTGAAATATTAGAAAAAAGATATAATATATTAAGACAGGTAAATTATCATCAGCCTGTAGGCAGAAGAACATTATCAGATATTATGGGAATTGGAGAGAGAATAATTAGAAATGAAGTTAACATATTGAAAGAACAAGAATTATTAGAAATAAAAACTGTGGGTATGAATATAACTGAAGATGGAAAAAAAATAATAGAGCAATTAAACGAATTTATACATAAAATGAGAGGATTAACGGGGATAGAAAAAAGATTACAGGAAAAACTAGGTGTGAAAAAAGTTATAATAGTCCCAGGAGATAGTGACAATGAAGAGTATGTTTTAAAGGATGCAGGCAAAACTACAGCCAATTATATGAAGCATTTAATACAAGATAAGTCTATAATAGGTATAACTGGGGGTACTACTATGGCTAAAGTAGCCCAAGAGATGCCCAGTGCAAAAAAAGATAAGGGTATATTAGTACTGCCTGCTAGGGGTGGAATAGGTAAAAATGTGGAAATACAAGCCAATAATATTGCAGCTCAATTGGCACAAAGATTAAAAGGAAACTATAAACTCTTACATGTGCCTGATAATATAAGTAAAGAGGCATTAAAAACACTTATGAAGATTGAAGAAATAAAAGAACTTATAACTTCTATAAAAAATATGGATATACTTATATTTGGAATGGGCAGGGCAGACGAAATGGCTAAAAGGAGAAAATTACCTGCTGATGTGATATCAGAGTTAATGAATAATGGAGCTGTAGCTGAAGCCTTTGGATATTATTTTGACAAGAAAGGCAATATTGTAAGGACATCTAAGACTGTGGGGATTTCCCTTGACGACTTCAAGAATATACATACTGTAGTGGGAGTTGCCTGTGGAGGGAAAAAAGCAGAGGCTATAATGGCAATATCTTCTTTAAATAGTAATATGATATTGGTTACTGATGAAGGTGCTGCAATGTCTATATTGAAAAATAGTTAA
- the gap gene encoding type I glyceraldehyde-3-phosphate dehydrogenase, which yields MTMKVAINGFGRIGRNAMRIAMENDVKDFEIVAINNSGKPENLAHLFKYDSCFGKFQGTVEVEGDHMIVNGHRIKILGDRNPENLPWGELGIDLVIEATGAFRDREGASKHIKAGAKKVLITAPAKGEDVTVVMGVNEQDYDHDKHTIISNASCTTNCLAPFAKIIVEEFGVKKGLMTTVHSYTNDQKILDGRHKKDLRRSRAAAESIIPTTTGATKAVGLVIPELKGKLDGMAMRVPTPTVSVVDIVFELEKEATAEEINNALKNAAEGKLKGILAYSDEPLVSIDYRKDPNSSIIDGLSTMVIGNMAKIVSWYDNEWGYSARVVDLAKYMANQWK from the coding sequence ATGACTATGAAAGTTGCGATTAATGGATTTGGAAGAATTGGAAGAAATGCTATGAGAATTGCTATGGAAAATGATGTTAAGGATTTTGAAATAGTTGCTATTAATAACTCAGGAAAGCCTGAAAATTTGGCTCATTTATTTAAATATGATTCATGTTTTGGAAAGTTTCAAGGTACTGTAGAAGTTGAAGGAGACCATATGATAGTAAATGGTCATAGAATTAAGATATTAGGAGATAGAAACCCAGAAAATTTACCATGGGGAGAGTTAGGGATTGATCTAGTAATTGAAGCTACAGGTGCATTTAGAGATAGAGAAGGTGCGTCTAAGCATATTAAAGCTGGAGCTAAAAAAGTACTGATTACTGCCCCTGCAAAGGGAGAAGATGTAACTGTAGTAATGGGAGTTAATGAGCAAGATTATGACCATGATAAACATACAATTATATCTAATGCATCATGTACAACAAATTGCCTTGCACCTTTTGCTAAGATTATAGTTGAAGAATTTGGTGTCAAAAAAGGACTTATGACAACAGTTCACTCTTATACTAATGACCAAAAGATATTGGATGGTAGACATAAAAAAGACTTAAGGAGATCAAGAGCAGCTGCGGAATCTATAATTCCAACAACAACAGGAGCTACAAAGGCAGTAGGATTAGTAATACCAGAGCTTAAAGGTAAATTAGATGGTATGGCAATGAGGGTGCCTACACCTACAGTGTCTGTAGTAGATATCGTATTTGAATTAGAAAAAGAAGCTACAGCAGAAGAAATAAATAATGCATTAAAAAATGCAGCAGAAGGAAAATTAAAGGGTATATTGGCATATTCTGATGAACCATTGGTATCTATAGACTATAGAAAAGATCCTAATTCATCTATAATAGATGGATTGTCAACTATGGTTATTGGAAATATGGCAAAGATAGTATCCTGGTATGATAATGAGTGGGGATACTCTGCAAGAGTTGTAGATCTTGCTAAATATATGGCTAATCAGTGGAAATAA
- a CDS encoding phosphoglycerate kinase — protein sequence MLNKKSIEDVDMTGKRVLVRCDFNVPMDEALNITDDRRIRSALPTIKYILDNGGMPILMSHLGRPKGKADMKYSLEPVAKRLSQLLGIEVNFIDDDLVVGNKTKDMVVKMNKGEVILLQNTRFRKEEKDNNADFARELSELGDLFVNDAFGTAHRAHASNVGVAEYLPSAMGYLVKAEMDVMGKAMANPERPFVAILGGAKVSDKIAVIENLMDKVDTLLIGGGMAYTFIKAKGFGIGKSLLEEDKLELAKELMKKAEEKGVKLLIPTDTVVAKEFKNDTAYKTVSVENIPEDMMGLDIGDETIKLFSDEIKAGKTIIWNGPMGVFEMANFAKGTNSIAKAMSESQGTTIVGGGDSASAVEKAGFQDKMSHISTGGGASLELFEGKVLPGIDAVDDK from the coding sequence ATGCTAAATAAAAAATCTATAGAAGATGTGGACATGACAGGTAAAAGAGTATTAGTTAGATGTGACTTTAATGTTCCAATGGATGAAGCATTAAATATTACTGATGATAGAAGAATAAGGAGTGCATTACCCACTATAAAATACATATTAGATAATGGTGGTATGCCTATATTGATGTCTCATTTGGGAAGGCCTAAAGGAAAGGCAGATATGAAATATAGCTTAGAACCAGTAGCTAAAAGGTTATCTCAATTATTGGGAATAGAGGTCAATTTTATTGACGATGATTTGGTTGTGGGGAATAAAACTAAAGATATGGTTGTTAAAATGAATAAGGGAGAAGTAATTTTACTACAAAATACTCGATTTAGAAAGGAAGAAAAGGACAATAATGCTGATTTTGCAAGAGAATTGTCTGAACTAGGTGATTTGTTTGTGAATGATGCATTTGGAACGGCACACAGGGCCCATGCTTCAAATGTTGGGGTAGCTGAGTACCTACCTTCAGCTATGGGATATCTTGTAAAGGCTGAAATGGATGTTATGGGAAAGGCCATGGCTAACCCAGAAAGACCCTTCGTAGCCATATTGGGGGGGGCCAAGGTTTCTGATAAGATAGCAGTTATTGAGAATCTTATGGATAAAGTAGATACTTTGCTGATAGGTGGTGGTATGGCATATACCTTTATTAAGGCAAAGGGATTTGGTATAGGTAAGTCATTATTAGAAGAAGATAAACTGGAATTAGCAAAAGAATTAATGAAAAAAGCAGAAGAAAAGGGAGTTAAGCTTTTAATTCCTACAGATACTGTTGTTGCTAAGGAATTTAAGAATGATACAGCATATAAAACTGTATCTGTTGAAAATATACCTGAAGATATGATGGGATTAGATATAGGAGACGAAACCATAAAATTATTTAGTGATGAGATAAAGGCTGGTAAAACTATAATATGGAATGGGCCTATGGGAGTTTTTGAGATGGCTAACTTTGCTAAAGGTACCAATAGTATAGCCAAGGCTATGTCAGAATCTCAAGGAACTACAATAGTTGGAGGAGGAGATAGTGCCTCTGCTGTAGAAAAAGCAGGATTCCAAGATAAAATGAGCCATATATCTACTGGAGGAGGAGCTTCTTTAGAATTGTTTGAAGGCAAAGTGTTACCTGGAATAGATGCAGTTGATGATAAATAG
- the tpiA gene encoding triose-phosphate isomerase, giving the protein MRIPLIAGNWKMNKTVTDAIELVNEIKDVANNTDVEVVVCTPFISLVGVSEILKDSNVKLGAQNMHWEESGAYTGEISPTMLKDIGVDYVIIGHSERRQYFNETDETVNKKIKSAFIHGLNPIVCVGETLEQRESGIQREIVKNQILKGIDGVEEKYLKNIVIAYEPIWAIGTGKTASSEDANEMIGYIRNIIKEKYGEEISEEIRIQYGGSVKPNNVTEIMNQVEIDGALVGGASLKADDFRKLVDF; this is encoded by the coding sequence ATGAGGATACCTTTAATAGCAGGTAATTGGAAAATGAATAAGACTGTTACTGATGCCATAGAATTAGTAAATGAGATAAAAGATGTGGCAAATAATACTGATGTTGAGGTAGTGGTATGTACACCTTTTATATCTTTAGTAGGTGTAAGTGAAATACTAAAAGATTCCAATGTGAAATTAGGAGCTCAAAACATGCATTGGGAAGAATCGGGTGCCTATACGGGAGAAATTTCTCCAACTATGCTAAAGGACATAGGCGTAGACTATGTTATAATTGGACATTCAGAAAGAAGACAATATTTTAATGAGACCGATGAAACGGTTAATAAAAAGATAAAATCTGCATTTATTCATGGTTTAAATCCTATAGTTTGTGTGGGAGAGACATTGGAGCAAAGAGAATCAGGGATTCAGAGGGAGATAGTTAAAAATCAGATATTAAAAGGAATAGATGGTGTGGAAGAGAAATATTTAAAGAATATAGTTATTGCTTATGAACCCATATGGGCAATAGGGACTGGAAAGACAGCATCCAGTGAAGATGCAAATGAGATGATAGGATATATAAGAAATATAATAAAAGAAAAGTATGGAGAAGAGATATCTGAGGAGATTAGGATTCAATATGGTGGCAGTGTAAAACCTAATAATGTAACAGAAATTATGAATCAAGTTGAAATAGATGGGGCATTAGTTGGAGGAGCTAGTTTAAAGGCTGATGATTTTAGAAAACTTGTGGACTTTTGA